From Palaemon carinicauda isolate YSFRI2023 chromosome 33, ASM3689809v2, whole genome shotgun sequence:
ACTTACCACCCCTATCTTCGTTTCCCctcttaggaatttttttttttttttttttttttttttactaaacataTAATTGCAACAAGTTATCTTGAGGTGATGTTTAAGCTACGAGATTTGGCTTATTTCCTCTAGACCAGACTAAATATAAAAGCTTTGAATATAAACTTCATAATGGTGGGTCTAATCTTAGCGATGAATGATATTTGCATATATTCATGAGTGCAAGGATGCTTCATTCTTCACGCGTGGTTTGCGTATATTTATGTTTTCGGAATTGCTTTGTTTGCAAATACTTTTGCatttctaaatttgcaaaattggaGTAAAGATCTTGCTTTTAATTTCTCTACTGACTTGTTTTATTATAGCTGTTTTATCGTCTTCAACCCCAGAAATCTCGGCAGACATTACCACGCATGCGCAGGCTTGACGCGCCCCAAAATTAAAAGACATCATCGTATCTAGAGAGGCGCAGTAAGGGAACAGAATAATAGATAGCTGAAGAGCTTTTGAGCGGCCATGTTGATAATCCTATGCCAAGGTCGACACCTGTCACTGCTGATATGTCCATCAGTGAAACTGAGACCAAAGAAAGAAGACGAAGAGTggaaaaaaagggagagaaattaCGTGGATGATTCTCGTATGATCTTGCAACGCGAGCGTTGTTTTTCATTATAGGATTAAAAGATGAAACTTAAATAGCTCTAGTGTCTACAAAGGAGCCGCGTACTTCAAAGATGAATTGCTATAATCAGTAATATTAATTCTATTAGATTTTCATGATATCTATGTGATGCAATGAAGAATCAATTCAATGAATGTTTTATCTTGAATGTATGGAAAGGTCTGAAATTCTTTTCTGCTTCGATAacagaaccattattattattattattattataattattattattattattattattattattagcgaagctgtgaccctagtttaaaaagcaagatactaaagcccaagggctccaacaaggaaaatagtctagtgaggaaaggaaataaggaaataaataaactacaagagaagtaatggaacaATTAAATAGATtactttcagaacagtaacaacattaaaataaatctttcatatagataataaaaaaaaagataaaaaaaaaacaagaagaaaataagatagaatagcgtgcccgagtgtacccacaaatAGAACTCTAAAAGATGAAACATTCATATAATTAGGAAAGATATTAGGATAGTCAcgagaaaaaaaatgtgaatgaaGTACATTTTAAAGAAGCAGAATAAATGACACAAGGAAATAACCGAGAATTATTATGAACCAGATGCTAGACGTCCTACGCAAGGCAGCCGACCCCATCCGTCGTAAAGCGAGTATGATATATTACGCTATAAAAGCAAGCAAGGCGAAGACAATGGGAAGGAAGACGTGCCAAAGACGAATGTGCTCTCACTCTGGGTTGaatatatttcagtaaaaaaacTGTGATGAATAAACAGACATGTGAATCAAGACTTGGACGCAATTCTAGTCTTATGTAAAagcaagcaaaaaaaaatgcaaatatattaaaaaactttcATCATGTTTCTTTTTCATGTTTAATATGATCCTTCTATTGACATTGAAATTAAATGgatgataaatgaataagaaaattaataaatgttcgtttgtttaatatttattactCTCATAATTTTACTGTTCTATAAGATTCGTcttcagaaaaaaaagatagataattatCACTTTACAAATACGCATTtaaataatcatgtatatatatataaatatttcattttaattataatagcGTGTATTGCTTTAGAGCACATGCAAGTTGTTTCATGGGTGAAGACGCGTTGACTGTACATAATTAAGTATATGTCTTTACAGTAATAATATCGTGTATTGGTTTACACCACAAGAGAGTTATTCCTCAGTCAAAATGTTCTTTCCTTAGACAGTCTATATGATGTTTAAAACAATTCCAGACAGCTCAAATCCCTAGCATTGTTTCTTTAAGTTAGCCTCTTCAACATTTAAAAACGTtcccaggaggctaaaatcactgactaaCACTTGCTAGGTAAAAACTATATGCAAATAGGGGGTAAATGAAGAAACCAGAGGACggaaaaacatgaaaaaagtaTATGTCTTTACAGTAATAATATCGTGTATTGGTTTACACCACAAGAAAGTTATTCCTCAGTTAAAATGTTTTTTCCTTAGAGTCTACATGATGTTTAAAACAATTCCAGACAGCTCAAATCCCTAGCATTGTTTCTTTAAGTTAGCCTCTTCAACATTTAAAACGTtcccaggaggctaaaatcactgaccaACACTTGCTAGGTAAAAACTATATGTAAATAGGGGTAAATGATGAAACCAGAGGACGGAACAACACGAAAAGAGACTCATAAGCCTTCACACGTGTATCATATTTTCGCGAATCTCAATAATGTAAACGTTAGCGTAAGCGAAGGATAGATCTGAGAAATTACTTATTGGAATATTaaatggatattctctctctctctctctctctctctctctctctctctctctctgtgtgtgtgtgtgtgtgtgttaaaatatgCATTATCTTAATATAGAGATAGGACGGCTTAGACAAAGTAATCCTCacctgtatgtgtttgtgtgtgtgtgtttgttaacatGGTTTTTCTCTCCATTCGCAAACAACAAACAAAGCATAACAGGTTAATTACACAATTATCAAGTTTCCTATATTTACACCATTCTTAACATTTGTTAAGCACGGTGCAAATTTCATCCAATAAATATGATTTATCGCAGACAtttcatattaacccttttacccccaaaggacgtactggtacatttcacaaaacccatcccttaacccccatggacgtactggtacgtccttgcaaaaaaatgctataaaaatttgtttttcatattttttgataattttttgagaaaattcaggccttttccaagaaaatgagaccaacctgacctctctatgacaaaaattaaggctgttagagcaatttaaaaaaatatatatactgcaaaatgtgctgggaaaaaaataacccctggggtttgagggttggaaatttccaaagagcctgggggtaaaagggttaatgggaaAAATGGatgctaatagatgatgatgatgcagacatttcacatactttttttttttctatactttacaggatattattatattatttagagCGAAGACACTGATAGAGGACTACAGGAGGTATCTTCGTAGATCTTTGGGGGTATAATAGCGAGCGGCCAATTCCGATTAatgttgaaagaagaagaattgcaaTTATTTGTTGACGATTCGATTGCGAACATGATTATTCTCAGAATACCAAAGGATACTGGCCGTGATCAAGATAATCCTTCATCGTATAAATATATTCTGAGAAAGGTTCAAGCAGAGGAAATTAAATGTTGATTAAATAGCATGGGAAGATTAAGATTGGTAACATTGGATTACATATagctgttatgtttttttttttcttttaatctaagtTATTCTAGCAAATTTACGTAATTTaggctataacaataataataataatgataataataataataataataataataataataataatgttaataataataataataataatgttaataataataataataataatattaataacaataataataataatgataataataataatgttaataataatgataataataataataatattaataataataattatgacatcaataacaacaacaacaacaacaataataataacacctacaacaacaacaacaataataataacacctacaacaacaacaacaataataacaataataataataacatcaacaacaacaacaacaattaataataataataataataataataataataataataataataatgaaatctgtATATTACATCACAAAGAACAATATGTATCGATATACCTTTCCTCTCTGATACGACGATGGCCTGATAAAcgcctcgtattattattattattattattattattattattattattattattattattattattatcattattattattattccatggcGGTATGTAACGTCCTTAGGAGTTAGAAATTATCATTTCAACCtaatatcgtattattattattattattattattgttattattattattattattattattattatcattattattattattccatggcGGTATGTAACATCCTTAGGAGTTAGAAATTATCATTTCAACCtaatatcgtattattattattattattattattgttattattattattattattattattattattattatcattattattattattccatggcGGTATGTAACATCCTTAGGAGTTAGAAATTATCATTTCAACCtaatatcgtattattattattattattattattattattattattattattattattattattatttgctaagccacaaccctagttggaaaagcaggatgctataagcccaagggttccaacggggaaaaaaactCATCACGCTCTATGgagtaataaaaacaatactaattCTAATGAAGATAAGACTTTACTTAACACGTAAGCGCAACGTCCAAAGAACCAAGAATCAGATTACTTAGATGAGTTTCGAATTAAGAATTATAAGTAGATACTACGTGGAATAGTCCCAGTCTCGTGTTATACGTGATATTTACCAGATCAACGTGGCATGAGGTCATGAATTATTACATTTCAGTCTTCCTGGTAAATTCTAAGAAGGTTGACATATATATCCCAATGTCATTACTACGAATGTGTTCTTGGctagcatatattaatatatatatatatatatatacatatgagagagagagggagagagagagagagagagagagagaggacaacaccctcacacgcacatatatatatatatatatatgtatatttacatatatatatatataaatatatatatatatatatatgtatatatactgtatatatatatatatatatatagatatagatatatacatatatatatatatatacatatatgtatatttcatatatatatatatatatatataaatgtatatagttatcaatatatgaatttatgtatatacatatttatatgcagatatatatatatatatatatataacatgtgtgtgtcagtgtatcagaagagagagagagagagagagagagagagagagactgcgagcTATCGCTTCAATGACTTTGACATTCTCAGTAGTCACCATAAATCATTTCTTTCTGGACGATATTCTGAAAAGAAgttaaatagatttttctttttttactgtttcCTAACCTCATTTAAGCAAAGAGATGGCTTATAGTTTCATTCCTTAATTGATGAGTATGAATGGCTCTTCTAACGAGGCGAGAATTAAGGTCAAGTTCATGATTTAGGCAAAACTCTACCTTGGCGGTATTTGATCAGGTTATGCGGTGGTTGTTATCTAtttctatgtctctctctctctctctctctctctctctctttatacatatatatatatatatatatatacatataatatatatatatatgatttttatatatataaatatatatatatgtatatataaatatatatatatatatatatatatactatacatacatcatccacacacatacacatacatgtgcaagatatatatatgtgtgtacatatatatatatatatatatacatatatatatatatatataaacatataatattatgtatgtatatatatatatatatatagatatagatatagatattatatgcatttatatatatatatatatatatatatttacatattttatagatatatatatatatatatatattctgatcaaTGGTCTTCTGTGGCAACGGTGTCTAGAATTCCTTGTGGGCCCCTAATCAAGCCAGACTTAACTTTGCTGAACATGGATGAAATGTAAGTCTTCTAATATTCATATTTAATTACTGATCAAATTAATGTTGccactttttttctctttctcccacaTCTTTCCTATCTATGTTCTTGTTCTCGCCAAGTGTAATTTATCTTTATCTCTTAATTCTTATTCCTACGTTTCCTTTTAATCatgtttattatctttatttcataTCAAGGGATATTCCTTGCCGTCCATAAGGATAAAAAATAGACGGTTGGAAACGTAAATGGTAGACCGTAATGTGCTCAGTTACACAAATAAGTctttagggttctcttgcttgagggtacactcgggcacactatttgttttgttcaagtttttgtagtttatgtaggaaatatttattttaatgtcattgttcttaaaatatataatttttccttgtttcctttcctcaccgggctattttccctggtggggcccctgggcttatagcaacttgctttaccaactagggttgtagcttagcaagtaataataataataataataataataataataataataataataataataattaagcaatTACGTAAATTACGGtgctgccgagagagagagagagagagagagagagagagagagagaacatttcttaAAGCTTTTTGTGATCATAAATGGAAGCAGCGCTATTTAATGCTTCCTAATACGACGTCGGTAATTTATGAGGGGTCGTAAGATACTGACAAGTAAcattggatatgagagagagagagagagagagagagagagagagagagagagagagagaggtatatgctTGGTATTCAGATGTTGCATAGATTAATGTCCGTTACAAACAGAAGTACGAATGTTATGATAATGAGAACATTATTTTGATGTATCTTTTCAGAGGAGTGATTTTCTTCCTCTCTTACGAAATATATTGttaaattatacattttttatttaaaaaataacattaaccaTAACTGTTAAATTCAGtataaaaagtaatatatttaCTAATTTTTCTTGAACTGTTAATTATTGTAATAGATGGCTAACTCATAAACCACTAAAGATTTAATATCACCTGTGCTGCTGACCACTAGAAAGGtggagttcatctctctctctctctctctctctctctctctcgatgacctTCCTAAAGATAAGTGTGTAAGTTCTTATGTGAAAGGAACCTTTTATagttgtgcgtatgtatatgtatgtatatatatatatatatatatatagtatatatatatattttatgtatatatatacatataccctgtatatatatatatatatatatatgtatatatatatatatatatatgtgtgtgtgtattcacaaggATAATCAAAGAATCTTGATAataaagacatgagagagagagagagagagagagagagagagagaggtggtcatTGGTTATTATCTTGAAGTACATCATCCTCATCTGCCATCTGTCACAAGTGGTAAGTGAATTTAAAATCATCAGTGAATTATTATAGGAGTAATGAAGTTCAGGTGGACTCTACTCTACATCCTCGCTTATGAATCTGAGGTCATTTCAGCTCCATTTCCTTTTCTATTTGTACAGCTTCTtgtttaagatctctctctctctctctctctctctctctctctctctctctctctctctctctctctctctctctcttgtacataagtgtgttttttcatagataataattttcttttcttctgggtctgatgatatgtaaatataataaataaagtaatgaatatatatatatatatatatatatatatatatatatatatatatatatatatatatatatatgtgtgtgtgtgtgtgtgtgtgtgtgtgtatcaccttcattatcatcatcatcatccgtcatTACAagaccactgtagaacaaaggcctcagacatgtcccaccaattgcgtctatttatggcctttctgtgccagtccacactcgtaaactttcttagttcgtcaatctatcgtcttcacttacttcccttgtttcttttacaatatttagggacccattctgttgttcttaatgtccatctattgtctgtcgtttttcttatatttcctgcccacgtccatttatttttcttacttgttcttggaatgtcctctactttagtttgcccttatATCTACGTTGCTATTTTTATGTCTCTTGTTTTtagcatcataattttttttttccatagctctttgatttgtaactagctcatgttctatggctttagtaaggctccaagattctgatgcataagttaatactggttggaccatctcattaaatccttttctttttagagaaagtggcattttaccttcattatatatatgtatataaatgtgtttgtgcgtgcgtatgtgtgcactcgtcatcatcattattactaccttcctcactatcactattaattatttatttgttttgcctaCAGTGACTCAGCCCACAGACTCCAACAGTCCAGGAGAAACCCCCATAGCCAACACAGCCGTCTCTGCCAGGTTTATATCAGAGGCCCTGACAATCGACAAAGGCCAGACGGCCAAACTGGTATCCTGGACCACCAAAGACTTCACTTCCAAAGGCGACAACTACGTCAGCGTCATCACCAGCGTCATCGTCCAGTACGCCCAGGGCTCAGAGGCCCCGAAGGAAGAGACGTACGTCGTGAAGATCAAGCAGGCGACCGAGAATGGGTCCGTCAGCCATTTCGACAACATGGTCTTCAACAAAGAGGGCAAGTTTCTCTCCGAACTCTTGCCGCTTCTCAATTCGGAACTGGAAAGTATCGGGCACGAGTGTTTGAAGATGCCTCGTTTCCTCCATCCCAGGTGGCTGGAAAACCAGAACCAGCTCTTTCTGAATGACCTAAGAGCTCTCAAATTCCAGCTTTACGACCGCAAGATGGGTCTGGACTTACCACACACCAGACTCGTTTTGTCTGAACTTGCCAGATTGCATGCCATTTCGCACGTCCTACAGAACAAGAGGCCTAAGAGAAGTCTAAGCCAGGATTTCAAGTTCCTTCTTTGGGAGTGGTTCACTTACTCAAAGAAGTTGAAGTCCTCTTTTGAGGTCCTCGTGTCCGGGGGACTCATCACTGCTTCGCTGATGGCGAAGGAAGTCGGGAGAGATAAGGTGTCGGAATGGTTCAAGGAGAAATC
This genomic window contains:
- the LOC137626094 gene encoding uncharacterized protein codes for the protein MTQPTDSNSPGETPIANTAVSARFISEALTIDKGQTAKLVSWTTKDFTSKGDNYVSVITSVIVQYAQGSEAPKEETYVVKIKQATENGSVSHFDNMVFNKEGKFLSELLPLLNSELESIGHECLKMPRFLHPRWLENQNQLFLNDLRALKFQLYDRKMGLDLPHTRLVLSELARLHAISHVLQNKRPKRSLSQDFKFLLWEWFTYSKKLKSSFEVLVSGGLITASLMAKEVGRDKVSEWFKEKSSTGVAMLAEQLVCDSSKFKVIGHGDCWINNLLFKYDDRGLPTDIVLLDLQFCRQSSLATDLSYFFFTSLEKTDRNERLEELLTTYYDSFKTVVEAALLPMPFTAEELLEEYRRKILFGLIMSSLLLPNILCDPEEVQHFDAGVDGCAGGYIERKRLRSLKMLQNNSVFRRRMIDLFDDVEPMTDLT